The Bacillaceae bacterium IKA-2 DNA window AATTTTTATTTGGATTTCCAGAATACAAGGTATCTTTACCAGGTGGTTCAACAAGTTCACAAAATGACCTCTATGTTTTAGCAAAAGCAGATAATGAGCTTATTACTATCATGGTAGAAGGAAAAGTTTCTGAACCTTTTGGAGATACAGTCGAAATCTGGAGAGGAAGTAATCCAAGTAGTGGCAAAACAGAAAGGCTTGCTTATTTACTAAATACGTTAAATATAGAAGAACAAGATGTATTAAATAAAAAATATCAATTATTGCATCGTACTGCTTCCGCTCTTATTGAAGCCAATAGAGTTGAAGCTAAAAATGCACTCATGCTTGTCCATTCTTTTAGTGAAACAGGAAAACGGTTTGAGGATTACGCTGAATTTATAGAACTGTTTCATTTAACTGCTAGTAAAGACAAGATAATTGGGCCGATTTCAATAAACGGGGTAAACCTATATTTTGGCTGGGCTAATGAAATAAACCTCGAAATTGAAGGTGATGCCATACTCTTACCAAATAAACTGAGAGGTAGAAGCATTGACGGAAACATTATACCTACAGTGTGCAATTTAAAAAATATGTTAAAGAAACTTATAAAAGTTAATGGAGATGTAGATCAGCTTAAAAAAGGGGAAAAAAGAAGCTATCAAGCGTATCAAATAGAAAAGATTAAGAGCGAAATCTTGGAATCAAGTCCAGCTGACCAAATTAAGCTGATTAGAAATCATATTTTAAATGGAGATTCAGCAGACTTTGGTGCGAGTTGTATCGACATTTATTTAGTAGCCTTTGTGGCAGAAAATTATAAAGTAGGGAAACAAACATTTTTTGACTATATAAAGACTAATGATATCTCTGAAAAAGATAATTCTGCCCAAGCAATTTGGCAAGTTGGAAAAGGCGATGGTGTATTTCTGAACATACTAAATGAAGATGGTTCTGTAAAGGATTGGAATTTCATCGAAAAATGGGTCAATGGAGGAGAAGAGTGATACGAGGGGACGGTTCTCTTGTTTCATAATATCACTTTGTAAATTTAAGGAAGTCCTATGGGTGAAATATTGCTTTTTAGGACTTCTTTTATTTTCTCTAACTTGTTCATTCTAATATCCAGAAAATCTTTATTCTCGAGAATTGTACTTGTAAAGATAACTGCCGTTTTTTCCTTTTTAAAGGATAATTGATTTGTTGTGCAGGGGTTAAGAAGTCCCTCTATAAATTAAACTTTTATCTGATGTTAGCGGAAACGTGAGAACCGTCCCCATGTTTCAAAGGATTAAATAAGAGTATAGAGAGGAGAAATATTCCTATGAGTAAAAAATTGAAATTCATCAATATCGTTGCTTTGTTGGCAGTAATTTTTGTGAATTTTTTAGCAAACGGGCTACCTATTAACAATCAGAGTACGGGAGAAATTTCTGCTAAATATCCAGTACTTTTTACTCCGGCTGGTTATGTGTTTTCGATTTGGGGTCTAATATATTTGTTGCTTATCGGTTTTGTCATCTATCAAGCACTTCCTGGGCAGGCTAAGAATACAACTGTCCTAAATACTAGCTATTTCTTTCTTTTAAGCTCTATATTTAACATACTTTGGATATTTGCATGGCACTTTGACTTTATTGGTTTGTCGTTGATAATTATGCTTGCACTCCTCTTTACCTTAATTGTCATATATCTTAGGGTCAATACTAGAAGCAACAATCTTTCTTTTGCTGACAAGCTGTTTGTCAAGCTTCCATTTAGTGTTTATTTAGGCTGGATTAGTGTGGCCACAATCGCTAACTTCAGTGTGTTTCTCTATAATATCAATTGGAATGGCTGGGGGATTGGAGCTGTTACTTGGACTGTCATCGTAATATTTATAGGAACTACTTTGGCAATTATCAATATATTAACTAGGTATGATATAGCTTTTACATTGGTTTTTGTTTGGGCTTTTGTAGGTATTGGTGTTCGACATGGTAGTGATCTGCTCCAAATAACAGCGGTTGCACTGTTTGGTTCAGCGACGATCATTTTTATGCTGCTCTGGACAAAATTCTCAAGAAAGACTAGGATTAATACGCAATTTAAGTGAAAAACAGTCAACCGATATAAGGGAAGTCTCGTTGATGATGCGAGGGGATGATGCGAGGGGACGGTTCTCTTGTTTCATAATATCAATTTGAAAGATACATCACTTTGTAATTTTAAGGAAGTCCTATGGGTGAATTTAAATTGTACCCTATAGGTAGACTTTTTTTAAGTGTCTACTCTATAGGGTACAGTTTAACTATTGCTTTAGGACTTCTTTTATTTTCAATAAATTGTTCATTCTAATATCCCGAAAATCTTTATTCTCGAGAGAGGAACTTGTCAAGATAATTGCCGTTTTTTCCTTTTTAAGTCCTTCTATAATTTAAACTTTTATCTGATGTTAGCTGAAACGAGAGAACCGTCCCCGCGTTTCTCGATTCGTTATTTTTTTGTCCAACCGATCCCTAAGCTTCCTTCTCCTAAATGGGTTCCAATAACCGGACCAAAATAACTCACTGAAACACTGCTGTTCGGATATTTTTCCCTTAGGCTATTGGCAAGGAGCTCTCCCTTTTCCAAGCGGTTAGCGTGGATGACTGTTATGTTTAACGGTACATCTTTTGCTTCATCATCCAATAAATCTAAAATTAAATTTATTGCTTTTTTCTCCGTCCTTACCTTCTTGTATGGAACGATAACTTTATTCGTAAAGTGAAGGACAGGTTTGATTTTAAGTAAGCTTCCTACGAATAATTGGGCATCATTTAATCGGCCACCGCGATGAAGGTGACTTAAATCATCTACCATAAAATAGGCGCGTGTACTTTTCTTCATTTCATGCAATGTTTTCATAATATCACTACATTCTGCATCCTTACTTATCATTTCAGCAGCCTTTAAGACATAAAACCCTTGAACAATACAGCTAACTTCAGAATCAAAAACATGGATCTTTACGTCTTCAACCATCGTCGCGGCAGTCACTGCCGTTTGATAGGTCCCGCTTATCCCACTTGAGAGGGTTATAACAATAATTTCATCGTAATCTTTAGATAGTTTTGTGTATATTTCTTCAAACAATCCAATAGCAGGTTGTGATGTTTTCGGGAGTTCTTCTCTTTTTTTCATTTCCTCGTAAAATTCCTCAGTAGTTATGTCCAATTCTTCCTGATAGGATTCCTGGCCAAACACAACATTAAGGGGAATCATAAAAATATTTTTTTCTTCTCTTAACTCTTTTGGAATATAAGCAGTACTATCAGTGATAAGTGCAACTTTCCCCATATTTGTAGCCTCTCTTCTAATATCGTGTGTAAAACTAAAAATCATATCATACAAGGTTATAACAGGTTTAAATATTTATAATGACATTTGTCATTTTTGTATATGACATTTGTCATATATCCTTTCTGTAATAGTAACAACAAAACTATAGATTTGTCTATACTTGAACTAGGGGACGGTTCTCTCGTTTCATAATATAACTTTGTAATTTTATGGAAGTCCTATGGGTGAAATTAAACTATATCCTATAGGTAGACTTTTTTTAAGTTTCTACTCTATAGGGTAAAGGTTAAATAGTGCCTGGAAAATCATGCCCGAAAGAGAACGTTCTTTAGTTGATCGGAAGTCATTTAATGGCGAAAAACCCTACGTGTGTTATAACTTTTCACGCACCGAAGGTCAGCGTCCCAAATAACAGAAATACTAGTATATAGGATGAAATGCTTGTATAATTGTTAAAGAGAAGGTGATAAAAAAATTAAATGGAGGTGAATAAAAATGGAAAAACAAATCCTTGAACTACTTACAAAAATGAACGATGAAATGCAAGAAATAAAGTCTGAAATGCGAGGAATGAAGTCGGAGGTTAATGAATTAAAATCTGAAATGCACTTTCGTTTTGATACCGTTGATGCAAAACTTGAAAGACGAGGGGGCGGTTCTCCTGTTTCATCATGTTCTTAGGCGACTTTAAGGAAACCCAATGGAGTGAAAATAGTTCTATTGAGCTATCCTTTTTTCGAGAAGGTGTTTGAGATATTTTTGTTGAATAATTTTAAGAAGGTTTTTTCCCTTTCTTTAGATTGTGGTGGACACTCAAAAAGGTTTCATTCTTCTTCAGATACAATGCGTTCACATAGATCTAAACAATGTATATTGCGGTGCTTGTCAACTGATTTTCAAATGGTGTTTTGTGGTCTAACCATATTATATATTTACTACTTTTTTGTTTCATTTTGCTTCGGCAATTGTAATTCCTCGTTTATATATATTTACCCTCACCTCCAATTGTTTTACAAACTCTTCCAAATATTTCACAGCAATATTAATATTTGATCTGTTACACAAGCTGTTAGAGTCAGATAAAGTTACCATCAGTTTGGCGAATGGCACACTCTAATTTTACTTATCCCGTTTTTTACCTTCTATTGCAGCAATGTTCGATGATGAATAGCTACATTGAATACACCACTTTGCACTAATTCCTCCACAATTTCTCCTTTAGACATTGGATATTTCCTATACTTTTACAGCCCTTTATGCACGTTATAAAACTAGAAGATTCTCTTTTTTTACATGAGTTTTATTTGACTTTTCTGAAAAGAAGGTCGGTTTTGACTAAATATTATTGAAAAATTTATGATAAAGGGGAGGGATGATATATTGCCTCGTAAATCTAGATTGAAAAGTAAAAGTGGTATATATCATATTATGTTTAGAGGTGCAAACAGACAAGAAATATTTCATGATGATGATGACAGTAAGAGATTTCTTGATACCATTGAAAGATATAAAAAGAAATCGGACATGAAGGTTTTTGCGTGGTGTTTAATGAGTAATCACATCCATTTACTTATAAAGGAAGGTAATGAAGAGCTATCTTTAACAATGAAACGCATAGGTGTGAGCTTTGTCCATTATTATAATTGTAAGTACAGAACAACAGGCCATCTTTTCCAAGATCGTTTTAAAAGTGAAAATGTAGAAACAAAAAAATATTTACTAACTGTAGTTAGATATATTCACCAAAATCCAGTAAAAGCTGGAATTGTTAATCGAGTTGATAAATGGAATTGGAGTAGCTGCGATGGATATTACGGAGAAGAAGGTAGTTATCTAAGGGAGTTGCTTGATCGTGATTTAGTTTTAAGAATGTTTTCAAATGATACTACAATTGCAATAAAAAGATTTAAAGAATTTAATGAAAGAAAAAATAATGATGCTTGTTTAGAGGATCCAGTAAATAAAACGAATAGATTAACAGATGAGGAAGCAAGGTTAAAAATAAAAGATATTCTCGGTATTATTGAAATTGCACAAGTAAAAAGCTTATCAAAGCCAGAAAAAAAGGAGGTGTTACGAAGAGTGAAGGGAATAAAAGGAGTATCACAACGCCAAGGCGCAAGAATTTTAGGGGTTTCAATTAGCCTAATACACAGGTCTTAGGTTAGGAGAAACAGGAGAACCGTCCCCATGTTTCGACATTTTTCATTGAGGTTTAAAATAGCAAGGTGTATACTTGCTAAATAAATTCTTTTTACAAAATCAGGGGGAATAGTAGTGGTATTGAATCCTAAGGCAATTTTCTTAGACATGGATGGTACAATCTTAAATCATCAAAATAAGGTAAGTATCCATACTAAAGAAATCATTGATGAATTACGAAATCAGGGAATATTCGTTTTTATAGCTACAGGTAGATCTGTAGATGAAATAGAAGAAGTTGTACCTCAAGGTTTTCAAGTGGATGGGGTAATTACTTCAAATGGTATGGCTGGATATATTGGGAAAGAAGTAGTATTTGAACATTCACTTGCGCTTGAGTTGGTGGAAACTATTATTGAAAAAGCAAGAAAAAACAAGGTGTATTATGAACTTTTTCCATATGAAGCATCTCGACTTACATTAAAGCAAGATAAGCAATATGTTGAAGATGAAATTAGAGATCCAAAGCCAGACAGTGTTGGAATTAATGAATGGCTTTCGCGTAAGCTAGCAATCAAAGAAGAAATTGATTGGAGGGATAACATAGCTGGAACTGGATTTTCAAAACTTTATTTCTTTGCTAGAACAACAGAACATATCAATAAATGGAAAAATGAGCTGGATCAATTAAAGAAAGAAATCAACTTTACTACTTCTATATCTTCTGTCCACAATGTAGAAGTGATGGTTGCGAACGTGAACAAGGCAACAGGAATTAAACAGATGTTAAAGCGGTTTGGTTTGTCTGAGAGTGAAACCCTGGCTATTGGCGATAGTAACAATGATTTGCCAATGTTACAATTTGTTAATTACTCTGTCGCTATGAAAAATGCAACAGATGACATTAAAGAAGTAGTTGACGACATAACGGAATTCACTTGTGATGAAGACGGAGTATACCATTACCTTAAATCTAAATTCAAACTGTAAAATTTTAGCGGTAAATTGTAAATTAATATATTGTTTGTAAATTAAGAAACCAATTAACTATTATTACTTTAAAATCACTTTTCGATAGTAAAGCGGGAATAATTATCGGGTGGCGACAGTGCAAAAAATCTTGTAGCCGGATTCCTAACGAAACTTCACTAGAACTCCGAAATATTGCTAGTATGCAACCAATCTAAGTTTGTTTAATAGTTATAAAATATTCGTTACGTGTATAACAAAACAGCCTTCA harbors:
- a CDS encoding DegV family protein, producing the protein MGKVALITDSTAYIPKELREEKNIFMIPLNVVFGQESYQEELDITTEEFYEEMKKREELPKTSQPAIGLFEEIYTKLSKDYDEIIVITLSSGISGTYQTAVTAATMVEDVKIHVFDSEVSCIVQGFYVLKAAEMISKDAECSDIMKTLHEMKKSTRAYFMVDDLSHLHRGGRLNDAQLFVGSLLKIKPVLHFTNKVIVPYKKVRTEKKAINLILDLLDDEAKDVPLNITVIHANRLEKGELLANSLREKYPNSSVSVSYFGPVIGTHLGEGSLGIGWTKK
- a CDS encoding HAD family hydrolase; translated protein: MVLNPKAIFLDMDGTILNHQNKVSIHTKEIIDELRNQGIFVFIATGRSVDEIEEVVPQGFQVDGVITSNGMAGYIGKEVVFEHSLALELVETIIEKARKNKVYYELFPYEASRLTLKQDKQYVEDEIRDPKPDSVGINEWLSRKLAIKEEIDWRDNIAGTGFSKLYFFARTTEHINKWKNELDQLKKEINFTTSISSVHNVEVMVANVNKATGIKQMLKRFGLSESETLAIGDSNNDLPMLQFVNYSVAMKNATDDIKEVVDDITEFTCDEDGVYHYLKSKFKL
- a CDS encoding transposase — translated: MPRKSRLKSKSGIYHIMFRGANRQEIFHDDDDSKRFLDTIERYKKKSDMKVFAWCLMSNHIHLLIKEGNEELSLTMKRIGVSFVHYYNCKYRTTGHLFQDRFKSENVETKKYLLTVVRYIHQNPVKAGIVNRVDKWNWSSCDGYYGEEGSYLRELLDRDLVLRMFSNDTTIAIKRFKEFNERKNNDACLEDPVNKTNRLTDEEARLKIKDILGIIEIAQVKSLSKPEKKEVLRRVKGIKGVSQRQGARILGVSISLIHRS
- a CDS encoding TspO/MBR family protein, which produces MSKKLKFINIVALLAVIFVNFLANGLPINNQSTGEISAKYPVLFTPAGYVFSIWGLIYLLLIGFVIYQALPGQAKNTTVLNTSYFFLLSSIFNILWIFAWHFDFIGLSLIIMLALLFTLIVIYLRVNTRSNNLSFADKLFVKLPFSVYLGWISVATIANFSVFLYNINWNGWGIGAVTWTVIVIFIGTTLAIINILTRYDIAFTLVFVWAFVGIGVRHGSDLLQITAVALFGSATIIFMLLWTKFSRKTRINTQFK